Genomic DNA from Dysidea avara chromosome 10, odDysAvar1.4, whole genome shotgun sequence:
AACCCAGACTCACAAAACAGATAGTATAGGAGTACCAACATCACCATGACACACAACTGGTTCATACATCAACAATAATGATTGTGTGACTGATGTTGATTGATTAGGATGATGGCAGCCAGGAGCCTGTTGCCTATGCATCACGCACACTTTCCAAGCCTGAACAAGCATATGCACAGATTGAGCATGAGGGTTTAGCCCTGGCATTTGAGGTATGTTGTTTTCACCAGTACCTGTATGGTCGTCCATTCATACTTGTAACAGACCATCGCCCTCTATGCAAGTTTTTTGGGAATAAGCAGGGTATACCACCTATGGCCGCAGCACGAATACAGAGGTGGGCCCTTACCCTCAGTGCATACCATTAAACATATCAATGGCACAGCTAACCACTGTGCTGACTGCATGTCAAGATTGCCATTATCTGGGCAAGCACTCGATAGTGCCGAAAAGATTCATGTAGTTGTACAGATGGATGACCTGTCAGTTACGGCAACCCAGATTGCAAAGGAATCCAAACATGACAAAGAATTAGCCATTGTGTTGAAATCAATCCAGCATGATATGGTCACTGGCCTGCAGACACTGCACTAGACCTTAGCCCTTTTCGCAAGCATTATACAGAATTGTCTGTCCTGGATGGTTGTGTCCTGTGGGGTTCAAGAGTGGTAATCCCTCTGGCTTTCCGTCAGTCACTGTTACAGGAACTCCATACCAGCCATTTGAGGATGAGTAGAATGAAGTCCCTTGCTTGTAGCTATTTCTGGTGGCCAGGATTAGACTCCCAAATTGAAGAAGTTTGCCTTGCTTGTGTTGAATGCTGTGCTGCCAGCAGGAACCCACCAAAGGCACCGGCTCACCCATGGATGATCCCCCAACACCTATGGCAAAGAGTACATATGGACCATGCCCATTTTGGTGGGCACTTATTGTTGGTTGCTGTTGATGCCTACTCAAGGTGGCCGGAAGTACACATTGTATCTTCAACGTCAGCCCAACAGACCATTGACAAACTTCAACACATTTTTGCATGTCATGGTCTTCCCACCACCTTAGTCTCCGACAATGGCTCACCTTTTCAATCCACGGAGTTCCAGCAGTTTGTTGCAGCTAATGGCATTGTGCATTGCTGGGTGCCACCTTACCATCCCTCTTCCAATGGGCTGGCAGAAAATATGGTAAAGACCATCAAGCATGCCTTGAGCAAAGCAAAGGTGACCAAGGATGCCACCTTGGATACGCACATCGCACGTTTTCTGGCCACATATAACTCAACACTCAGCATACCAGAACTCCAGCAGAGCTTCTCAACCGTGTGCCATGGACTCGCCTTTCTTTAGTACACCCTTGTACTTCACAGCGATTGGAGCAAGCTGCCGAGATGTAAGTGGGTGACAAACAACCTCGAACTTTTGCTGTCAATGACAATATCATAGTACATGATCTGCGCCCCAATGCTACTGATCGATGGAGAAAGGGAATTATAACCAAGGTATTGGGTCCTCTAAACTATATATGAAGTGTCTGTAGATGGACATTCCCGCCAAGCACATGTTGATCACCTGCTGCCTGGTACCAGCACTTTAGATGTTGGAAATTCAACTCCTGATAATGAACAAGCTGATCAGGAGCATGATAAACAGGATGAGTCCACTACAACAAACAACGAAGTAGTACCTTTTGTACCTTTAGAAGTAGAAAACAATTCCCTCAATGATTCGCATGGACAGGAGTTAGTGACATTGTGGCCAACTAGAAACCGTCATCCACCTGCAAGGTTGATTGAAGAAATGAACTGAACTTTAATGCATACGTTACATTTTCCCCTTTCGCTATATTTATATCTTGATTGTTGTAATTTTTTCTCGATTACTTATACCCCCCTCCCAATCGTTGTAATTTCTCAAATGTTGTAATTTTTTTAGAGGGGAGGAAGTgctatatattatgtattatgGTAAGCATTCTTTATGGCACGCATGCATGTAACTTGTTGAGTATTCATTAATTGGAATCTGAACAGGAGGCTGATGAATGTAACGTTATTACAAAAATAATCAAAGTGAAAATGACGTGTAAGTATAATAGGGTCACTATACTGAGGAGTATTGTGTCTTCTTTTCATCGTTTATTGTGCTAGATTTCTGTCATGGGACAACAAGCTGTTAGTAAAGTAAATATTAGTGTTGGGATGGATCAGGGGATTACTGTCATCCAAGCTACACTATTTGAAAGTTGATTATATGAAGCTAGTCTCCCAACTTTTATACCTGCTGATCTCTCAGTGATATTAGGCAATTCTAGCCAATTTGTCTGATGTGATGACCTTCCTGCCAATTTACACAAACTATTCAGTCATAACTTAATTTCTTTCCCAAAATCTTACTGTGTCCTAAAATACTATTTTCTTAGTACTATTTCTCACTATTACTCCATTAGTGTGATTGTTAATTTGAAAATAATTTACAATTACTGAATGGTTGGTCACCTTTACCCAGACCTTCCTTGTATAGACACATTACATGATAATAACTgtcattaaattataatttgctGATGTTCATTATCAGATATAGTGTATATCTCACAAGGAATTTGATGTGTCATTAGCTGATATGTTATGGTAAAGGACACTTACAAGAACTCATCATGTCCCATTGAGAATATGAAGGGGCCAGTGGCAAAtggggacaagtgccatttcAAAATTTAGGTGACCACATGGTGGGCATTAAACACTGTGACAATTTCGGGACATACCCAGtaattgaattattgtaatatttgttAAAAATTGATTTGAGACTGCCAAAAAAACTTTTAAATTCATTGTTTACACAGTGACAACATTATCCACATGGCTattctaatttttagaaaatgggaaatctaaaatggcacataGGTTgcctttttccactgaccctTCAATTATTTGAATGTGTGGATAATGTTGTACAGTGAGATAGTGAATAGTAAAGGATCACAGCTAGATGGCAGGGAGATACTAGTCCAGGAACTACATGGGTTACAATGGAGGTCATAATGGAGTGTTGACAACTTGAATATTCCACCTGTGTACTCTACACACAACTACATGACATCATGTTACAAATATGGAATATGAAATAACAAACAGGTTAGATGAACTGACAATATGCCCAGGATAAAAAGTGAAAAGAAGTAATTAAAAGGAATATATAATTATTGACTTTTGCAGATTTGCAGTTTGCCAGCAGGCTAGCACCACTGGAAGGAACAAGTCATTGCGCATGCGCACAGGCTGAGACTCTGTAATTTATAAGCCGCTGGATGGCCCAGTCGCGATCACAACCCAGTTGGTGATAACGAAGAGAGAAAGAAGAAATGGATCAAGCAGAACAGTACTGCTGCTGCTGGGCGCGGTTCTGGCATTGCTGCTGTCAGTGCTGTGTGCGGTTCTCAACTTGGCGGTTCTGGCATTGCTGTTGTCTGCTGCCACGCACCGAAACCGTTTATTGTAGTTCTGGTGATCATGGCTTCCCTCCTTCGGACTATCTGACTGTCAACGCGTCATCCACTGAGTATAGTAGCATGAAGAAGACTGAAGGAGAAGAGCAGTCAAGCAGCGTAGCTACCGATACCATCATGATGCAGGCCACAGCTCAGAAAACACAAAAGCCGAGAAGAGATGAAACAGGCCAGCCAGCGACTGACTCTGGTCCCACTCCGCCAACTGATGAGATCGTGGCACGGCCTGAGGGTGAGTTATTACCGTGACCGCGGAGTAGAACTGTgacgtagctagctactgagggAATTTTTGTGTCGTCTGTAGAAACGAAACCAGTTGAGCAACAGCATTTTGGAGGTACAACGGACAAGGCGGACATGCCAATTCCTAAAGGTTAGGTAGAGAATGAATTGAACATAGTTTTGCATGCACGTGTGCCCTCAGAGTCACCAGATGCTAACAAAGGATCTTTAAGTGAAGGAAAGGACTCATGACCTCCATACACCCTCAACAATGCTGGATGTCTCTTTGTACTGACAATACACCGGGAATGTGTAATGTTGTGGATCTTCACTtgtacaatattaattttatgatcaCCATGCATGTATATCCTCCATGTAAACTGTTTGTAAATGTAAAATTGCTTTAGTAGTATATGCATAATCCTACTCATGTTTGCAAATTGGGAAGACTCATGTGGGACTTAGTACATAATCAGAATTGAGAGGAGTCAGGAGAGATATGCATGAAATATTACCCAGCTCTTTGCAACAGTGTTATATCACAGGCAGATCTGGTATCTGGTAATATTCTCTTGGCATGAAACTGAAGTCTACATGTGTGCACCCACGTCACAATGACTTGAGTGCACTTACTACAGAGATTCTAGTAAAACATAGCTAAcagtaaaaaatttaaaattccatgtAGCTGTACCTATGATAGACTACAATTATTAATACCCTCTTAGAACTAAAACATAGTAAGCAGGGATAGGTTCCAAAAGGCTTCTGGAAACCTCTCACCTATATGAAAAGATTTTCACTGTTTATGTATAGCATACATGATACTCATTCCTGCAGGGAAGGATATGGAGAGGGGAAATGGGCTCTCTTGGTGGAAAGTTTGAGGTACTCTGAGCAGTCAAGTATATACACCATAGAGGTGTCCATATATAGCTAATTCAAATGtcaatatacatgcatgtattgaCACATCAATTGAAGTAAGTCTTTTGCTCATCCTAAGTCATTCTATTTTTGTCAGTGCATAGACCAACTTAGTCAATTATATGATGTTACCTGTCTTGTTTTGTAACTGAGTTTATAGCCTGTGTATATTTTAGGTCACAACAGGCACTGAGTGACTTGTCTTCACCCAAATTATTGTTGGGTGATGAGAAGCCAATGCTTGCATGACTGAGTTATTAAGTTTTAGAACAAGCCAGTAGATGGTCTGTTTCAAATCTGAGCTCTTGGCTGACTATAGAGAAGGTTGGTAGTTACATGTATTACTAGCATTGGCATACATGTTCTTAAAATTTTGAGCTGTTCATTGATAGTTGTAGCCTCATGCAGACCAAGGAAGTATATCTCCTATACGCATTACTTCAATTGG
This window encodes:
- the LOC136269413 gene encoding uncharacterized protein — translated: MDQAEQYCCCWARFWHCCCQCCVRFSTWRFWHCCCLLPRTETVYCSSGDHGFPPSDYLTVNASSTEYSSMKKTEGEEQSSSVATDTIMMQATAQKTQKPRRDETGQPATDSGPTPPTDEIVARPEETKPVEQQHFGGTTDKADMPIPKESPDANKGSLSEGKDS